The Pseudanabaena sp. ABRG5-3 genome includes the window CAATCAGTCTAAAATATTCATAGAGAAAATATTATGGCTAAGTTAATTGAACAGGAATATCAATTTACTGTAAAAGCTTTATACCGACAAGAGGAAAGCTTTGAGAAACTAGTAAAAGAAATGCAGAATTTTAAACCACCATCTTTAACTCAAGAGCAAATGGAGAAAAAAAGTCTATACAAAGAACAGTTATATTCAATTAATAATGTTAAGGAAGGTGAGCATCGTGAAGATCTTGATAAGGACGTAGCTCTTCAGTTTGATACTAATTTTTTAGTTTCCCATAGGTATGAAGAAGATTTTAATTATTACTGCACTATACTTCCTCTATTGAGTTGTGCAGTTATTGAGTCTTATATAAATTTGTATATCACTATAAAAACTAATGAAACAAATACTTACGAACTCTTTTGTGATATTGAAAAAATTGATCTCTATAAAAAATGGGCTATTGTTCCTAGGCTATTTGTCAGCAGCTATGAATTTAATAAAGGAATGCCTACTGGACAGAGCCTAGGTGAAATTATTGGGATAAGGAACAGAATAGTTCATTACAGCCTATTGAGGGAAAGAGTAGTACAAGATAAGATAGGATAGCAGAACAAAAAAGAGAGTAAAAAATGGCACCTTACTCACTAGATCTTAGGCAAAAGATCGTAGCAACCTACGAAGCAGGAAATACATCGATTCGTGAAGTAGCTAAGCAATTTCAAGTCGCGACAAAAACAGTGCAAACACTGCTGAATCAATACCGAGAGACAGGAGAACTAAACCACAAACCATTAGGGAGTCAAATCAAAAGTCCGCTCGAAGCCCATCGAGAGAAAATCCTCAAAATTGCGACAGAGCATCCAGATTGGACACTATGGCAGTACTGTGAGGAAGTAGCAGAACAAACAGGAGTATCAGTGACCACGGGCAGTATGTGCCGATTTTTCCAGAGGCATAACATCACGCTAAAAAAAAGACCTATCGCCATGAAAAGGTAAAAAGTGAGGCAGTACAACAGCAAAGATGTGAAT containing:
- a CDS encoding IS630 transposase-related protein; the protein is MAPYSLDLRQKIVATYEAGNTSIREVAKQFQVATKTVQTLLNQYRETGELNHKPLGSQIKSPLEAHREKILKIATEHPDWTLWQYCEEVAEQTGVSVTTGSMCRFFQRHNITLKKRPIAMKR